tcatcacattcccagtgggtcagatgtttccatacactcaatttgtatttggtagaattgccacTTATGTAACTtatgtcaaatgtttcaggtaaccttcaacaagctttccacaataagttgggtgaattttgacccattcctcctgacagagctggtgtaactgggtcaggtttgtaggcctccttgcgcgcacacgctttttcagttctgcccacaaattttctataggattgagatcagggctttgtgatggccactccaatagcttgactttgttgtccttaagccattttgccaaaactttggaagtatgcttggggtcattgtccatttggaagacccatttgcgaccaagctttaacttcctgactgatgtcttgagatgttgcttcagtatatccacataattttcctacctcatgatgccatctattttgtgaagtgcaccagtccctcctgcagcaaagcacccccacaacacgatgctgcgacccccgtgcttcactgttgggatggtgttcttcggcttgcaagcctccctatttttcctccaaacataatgatggtcattatggccaaaccgatctatttttgtttcatcagaccagaggacatttcttcaaatgGTACAATCTTTCTCCCCAtgcgcagttgcaaaccatagtctgtttttgttatggcggttttggagcaatggctttttccttgctgagcggccttttaggttatgtcgatataggacttgttttactgtagatatagatacttttgtacctgtttcctccagcaccttcactatttcctttgctgttctgggattgatttgcacttttcacaccaaagtacgttaatctctaggagacagaacgcatctccttcctgagcggtgtgacggctgcgtggtcccatggtgtttatacttgcgtactattgtttgtacagatgaacgtggtaccttcaggcatttggaaattgctcccaaggatgaaccagacttgtggaggtctacaattcttttttttgaggtcttggctgatttcttttgattttcccatgatgtcaagcaacggggcactgagtttgaaggtaggctttgaagtatatccacaggtacacgtccaattgactcaaatgatatcaattagccaatcagaagcttctaaagccataacatcattttctggaattttccaagctgtttaaaggcacagtcaacttagtgtatgtaaacttctgacccactggaattgtgatacaattgttggaaaaattacttttgtcatgctaaaattgtagtttgttaacaagaaatttgtggagtggttgaaaaacgagttttaatgactccaacctaagtgaatgtaaacttccgacttcaattgtaagtgtcaagtgtagacacgGCCAAGGATACAGTTGATATTTTTCAGGTAACTCTTCAGCTGTTTCAAGGTGAGCATCCAGAGGACCTCAACAAAATTAAGATCCATCTTGACAGATTCTCATCCTGTGGTCTTTCACAGGTGAGTTGGTATGGTATGTTCTTGCACCTTTCTGTATATAGGGTAAAATATATCACGTTTTCTGGTTGCCCTGCTTTTTGTATCATTGTGTTGGGTTTATGTTACAGAATAATGATGCACAGATGGATGCGTTGGAAGCGAACTTCCTCAAGCTCACCAAAAACCTTCTTGAAGACCCAGTCGAGAGGATCCAATTCTTCAAGGTATGGAACTGTTTATTCCCAGCTGGCTTAAATCTTAATTGTGAATAACAACATTTCGTCACTGAATAGCAGACATTATTAACCAGTTGAATTATCAAAAAAAGTTTATAGTTAATGTCTAACGAATGGTCAGTCTGCCCTTCTGCTATAGCAACTGTGCCAAGGGCAGCAACATCAATATTATCTATCCTTGGTTTGCGGACGTACTTGTCTGTCATACAAATTGTGGGACTCCTTTCActtgctctctctatctccctctcaggcaGATTTCCCTGTGGTGTATGGCTGTGATTTTGACAGAGCTTTGCAGGCACTTGTTTGTCAGTTCCTCTCCAGACTAGAAGATCTGCTACCAGTGCCAGACCTTAAGCAGGTAGAGAGAAAACCAAGGAGATGTAAATATCACTGATATTCAATGCAGTCTTTATGAGCTCCATTTTGGCTCTGTTTGTTGTTATATCATCATCTTTAACATGTTGCATTTAACACATTGAGAGCGATGTTTGAGATGTAAAAGGATTTCTATGCTTTTGTTACACTACATTTTCGGTGTACTGTCTTCATAGACTGCATCCTGGCTCAGCGCTGTACCCTCTGCCTCGGATGAGTGTCTGCAGTCTCTTTCTCACACAGAGGACCTGCAATACCTACTTCAGCACCACACATGCTGTGGAAAGTTAGACAAACGTGATAATCTAAGCTCCTTTATCACAAGAAACACATTGTGACATGTTAACTTTTCTGACATACTGACTTTTTACTTTACTGTCCTCTACCCTTGTGTCTGTCAGTATTTCCCTCCTCGGCAGAAGACTGCATCCTCGCTTCACTATCCCTCCCTACCACAGTGGGAGTGGCATATGCCTTTGACAGCAAATTAGATGTCTTGCCTAACTTGGAAGGCTCTACCCATgtaagaagagagatggagacttTGTCAGACAGCAGAGATTATCAACAGGCAGAATCAAGAGCATGTTTAGATGGAAACCAGAACAGTAAAGAAGACCGAGTGTCTACCATGGGTAGCGATGATGATGAATGCACAGAGAGAGGTGTGGAAGAGGAGAATGAAAACATAAGTGCTGTGGGAAGGGTTATTACCGAACCAAAGGACCAGAGGagatgtgaaggggctgttgggGACCTGTGTGCTGCTGGAGCACCAGACCTCGCAGCCAACTCTCCAATGGTCACCTCCAGTGTGGCTCAAAAAACCTCAATATTTCCCACCCGAATTACACTCAAAAGTAAAGGGGACCACAGAGTCAATTCCTTCAAGAGATCTAGAAAGAGCCCAGAAGGGAGGATGGCTGAGTCCAGTGTGAACTCTGATACATCTCTGTTTGAATCCTCACAGGAAACGTAAGAGCAAAGTGTGTTGGAATTGTGCTTGTGAAttaggtttttattttatttatttatttttatttcacctttatttaaccaggttggccagttgagaacaagttctcatttacaactgcgacctggccaagataaagcatagcagtgcgacaaaaacaacaacacagagttacacatcaacaaacgtacagtcaataacacaaaagaaaagaaaaatagaaagatctatgtacagtgtgtgcaaatgtagaagagtagggaggtaggcaataaataggccatagaggcaaaaataattacaatttagcattaatactggagtgatagatgtgcagatgatgatgtgcaagtagagatactggggtgcaaaagagcaagagggtaagtaataatatggggatgaggtagtcgggtgtgctatttacagattggctgtgtatagtgatcggtaagctgctctgacagctgatgcttaaagtttgaGAGGGAgttataagactccagcttcagagatatttgcaattcgttccagtcattggcagcagagaactggaaggaaaggcggccaaaggaagtgttggcgttggggatgaccagtgcaatatacctgctggagcgcgtgctatgggtggatgttgctatggtgaccagtgagatgagataaggcagggctttacctagcaaagacttatagatgacctggagccagtgggtttggcgatggatatgtagtgagggccagccaacgagagcatagaggttgcagtggtgggtaagaaatggggctttggtgataatacggatggcactatgatagactacatccagtttgctgagtagagttttgggggctattttgtaaatgacattgccgaagtcaaggatcggtaggatagtcagttttacgagggtatgtttggcggcatgagtgaaggaggctttgttgcgaaataggaagccgattctagattttatttttcgattggagatgcttaatgtgagtctggaaggagagtttgcagtctaaccagacacctaggtatttgtagttgtccacatatttgcTGCAGGGGTTGCTGaggtgttggccggggtaggggtagccaggtggaaagcatggccagccgtggaaagatgcttattgaaattattgggtgtatttagagggcaagttgtttaggatgatatctaagagggtgcccatggttacggagtttgggttgtacctggtaggttccttgataatttgtgtgagattgagggcatctatcttagattgtaggacggccggggtgttaagcaagtcctagtttaggtcacctaacagtacgaattctgaagatagatgggggcgatcaattcacatatggtgtccagggcacagttgggggctgaagggggtctataacaagcggcaatggtgagagacttgtttctgaaaaggtggatttttaaaagaagaagctcgaattgtttggggacagacctggatagtatgacagaactctgcaggctatctgcagtagattgcaactccaccccctttggcagttctatcttggtggaaaatgttatagttaggttTGTTTGACATACACCATCAACACCATGCATCTTTACATTTTAATCCATTATATTAAACTACTGTTATCTACTACTGTTGTGCATTAGTATTTAACTGAACATGCGCTGTGGATCCTCCCCTAACAGGACTGGTGCTGAAGAATCAAGACCATTTTCTCCAGACCATGACAACACAGAAGAGGAAAACAACGGTAAGACTTTTGAAACTTACTTATAAACGGGGCCCCAAGGATTCCATAGTTGTGCAAAGACAATGGCATTTATTTTCTTGCTTAATTCTCCACAGAACCTGCTTCAGGGGAGTCTTCTCGGCTTTTTAGCTGCGCTCAACCACCACCTAGTGACGCATCACCATCCTCGGAGACCCTTTCCAAAGCATTGTCCACTGCACGGCGTATTGCCAACAagtgctcccagtgtggaaggTGTTTTATCTATCCATCTCAACTGGTTCAGCATCAGCGAATTCACACTGGAGATCAACCCTACAAATGCACCCAGTGCGGAAAGACTTTCAGTAATTCAACTGGGCTTTCAAAACACCACCAAAAACACTGTCTAGATGCGACCTTCGATTGCCCCAAGTGCGGAGAGAGTTTCAGATCTCTCCGCGAGCGTTTCAAACACCTATCTACTCACAAGTCCCTCAAATGTCTGTTGTGTGGAAAGAGTTGCCAGACGACTTCTGATTTGCGAAAGCACCAGCAAACACATAGTGTGACGCCTTCGTTCAACTGCTCTCTCTGTGAAAAACGCTTCAAGTTCCTGTCGAGCCTAACCAGGCACAACAGGACCCATTCAGTGGAGGGGGGGTATGCTTGTTCCAAGTGTGGGAAAACATTTGGATCTTTAAGT
The DNA window shown above is from Salmo trutta chromosome 8, fSalTru1.1, whole genome shotgun sequence and carries:
- the LOC115199053 gene encoding zinc finger and SCAN domain-containing protein 2 isoform X2; the protein is MDALDYPLPFSSLRLLVPPLRLMSAFMWQVAQQRAIKHYGKLEEFVTVVTQTVPELITDRQRTLLLLALRARVTLQLFQGEHPEDLNKIKIHLDRFSSCGLSQNNDAQMDALEANFLKLTKNLLEDPVERIQFFKADFPVVYGCDFDRALQALVCQFLSRLEDLLPVPDLKQTASWLSAVPSASDECLQSLSHTEDLQYLLQHHTCCGKLDKLFPSSAEDCILASLSLPTTVGVAYAFDSKLDVLPNLEGSTHVRREMETLSDSRDYQQAESRACLDGNQNSKEDRVSTMGSDDDECTERGVEEENENISAVGRVITEPKDQRRCEGAVGDLCAAGAPDLAANSPMVTSSVAQKTSIFPTRITLKSKGDHRVNSFKRSRKSPEGRMAESSVNSDTSLFESSQETTGAEESRPFSPDHDNTEEENNEPASGESSRLFSCAQPPPSDASPSSETLSKALSTARRIANKCSQCGRCFIYPSQLVQHQRIHTGDQPYKCTQCGKTFSNSTGLSKHHQKHCLDATFDCPKCGESFRSLRERFKHLSTHKSLKCLLCGKSCQTTSDLRKHQQTHSVTPSFNCSLCEKRFKFLSSLTRHNRTHSVEGGYACSKCGKTFGSLSERLQHKRTHRAQLNCTDCGRSCSSRSELKSHQQTHSREPLFNCRHCEDKFFGSVELKIHQKTHAVDKPHQCDACGKCFGALATLVLHQRTHTGEKPHTCPRCNKQYISKSQLTSHMRTHTGERPYSCSYCGKCFSQLANLTVHTRIHTGERPHICSQCKKGFCSVGDLQKHERSHTKEKPYRCTVCGKAFTVSSHLTVHIRSHTGERPYTCIECGKSFAQSSVLTKHQFTHTGERPYPCHHCVKSYTRLTHLKRHLQTHT
- the LOC115199053 gene encoding zinc finger and SCAN domain-containing protein 2 isoform X1, with product MTSPTSKIRDFYWRSSYRYTVMSLILLYILLYTIDYPLPFSSLRLLVPPLRLMSAFMWQVAQQRAIKHYGKLEEFVTVVTQTVPELITDRQRTLLLLALRARVTLQLFQGEHPEDLNKIKIHLDRFSSCGLSQNNDAQMDALEANFLKLTKNLLEDPVERIQFFKADFPVVYGCDFDRALQALVCQFLSRLEDLLPVPDLKQTASWLSAVPSASDECLQSLSHTEDLQYLLQHHTCCGKLDKLFPSSAEDCILASLSLPTTVGVAYAFDSKLDVLPNLEGSTHVRREMETLSDSRDYQQAESRACLDGNQNSKEDRVSTMGSDDDECTERGVEEENENISAVGRVITEPKDQRRCEGAVGDLCAAGAPDLAANSPMVTSSVAQKTSIFPTRITLKSKGDHRVNSFKRSRKSPEGRMAESSVNSDTSLFESSQETTGAEESRPFSPDHDNTEEENNEPASGESSRLFSCAQPPPSDASPSSETLSKALSTARRIANKCSQCGRCFIYPSQLVQHQRIHTGDQPYKCTQCGKTFSNSTGLSKHHQKHCLDATFDCPKCGESFRSLRERFKHLSTHKSLKCLLCGKSCQTTSDLRKHQQTHSVTPSFNCSLCEKRFKFLSSLTRHNRTHSVEGGYACSKCGKTFGSLSERLQHKRTHRAQLNCTDCGRSCSSRSELKSHQQTHSREPLFNCRHCEDKFFGSVELKIHQKTHAVDKPHQCDACGKCFGALATLVLHQRTHTGEKPHTCPRCNKQYISKSQLTSHMRTHTGERPYSCSYCGKCFSQLANLTVHTRIHTGERPHICSQCKKGFCSVGDLQKHERSHTKEKPYRCTVCGKAFTVSSHLTVHIRSHTGERPYTCIECGKSFAQSSVLTKHQFTHTGERPYPCHHCVKSYTRLTHLKRHLQTHT
- the LOC115199053 gene encoding zinc finger and SCAN domain-containing protein 2 isoform X3, with the translated sequence MLWVAQQRAIKHYGKLEEFVTVVTQTVPELITDRQRTLLLLALRARVTLQLFQGEHPEDLNKIKIHLDRFSSCGLSQNNDAQMDALEANFLKLTKNLLEDPVERIQFFKADFPVVYGCDFDRALQALVCQFLSRLEDLLPVPDLKQTASWLSAVPSASDECLQSLSHTEDLQYLLQHHTCCGKLDKLFPSSAEDCILASLSLPTTVGVAYAFDSKLDVLPNLEGSTHVRREMETLSDSRDYQQAESRACLDGNQNSKEDRVSTMGSDDDECTERGVEEENENISAVGRVITEPKDQRRCEGAVGDLCAAGAPDLAANSPMVTSSVAQKTSIFPTRITLKSKGDHRVNSFKRSRKSPEGRMAESSVNSDTSLFESSQETTGAEESRPFSPDHDNTEEENNEPASGESSRLFSCAQPPPSDASPSSETLSKALSTARRIANKCSQCGRCFIYPSQLVQHQRIHTGDQPYKCTQCGKTFSNSTGLSKHHQKHCLDATFDCPKCGESFRSLRERFKHLSTHKSLKCLLCGKSCQTTSDLRKHQQTHSVTPSFNCSLCEKRFKFLSSLTRHNRTHSVEGGYACSKCGKTFGSLSERLQHKRTHRAQLNCTDCGRSCSSRSELKSHQQTHSREPLFNCRHCEDKFFGSVELKIHQKTHAVDKPHQCDACGKCFGALATLVLHQRTHTGEKPHTCPRCNKQYISKSQLTSHMRTHTGERPYSCSYCGKCFSQLANLTVHTRIHTGERPHICSQCKKGFCSVGDLQKHERSHTKEKPYRCTVCGKAFTVSSHLTVHIRSHTGERPYTCIECGKSFAQSSVLTKHQFTHTGERPYPCHHCVKSYTRLTHLKRHLQTHT